Proteins encoded within one genomic window of Enterococcus haemoperoxidus ATCC BAA-382:
- the rpoC gene encoding DNA-directed RNA polymerase subunit beta': protein MIDVNKFESMQIGLASPEKIRSWSYGEVKKPETINYRTLKPEREGLFCERIFGPTKDWECACGKYKRIRYKGIVCDRCGVEVTRSKVRRERMGHIELAAPVSHIWYFKGIPSRMGLVLDMSPRALEEIIYFASYVVIDAGDTSLEKKQLLTEREYRDKRDQYGQGFTAAMGAEAVKQLLDNVDLDGEVAGLKEDLKSAQGQKRTRAIRRLDILEAFRASGNLPSWMVMDVIPVIPPDLRPMVQLEGGRFATSDLNDLYRRVINRNNRLKRLLDLNAPNIIVQNEKRMLQEAVDALIDNGRRGRPVTGPGNRPLKSLSHMLKGKQGRFRQNLLGKRVDYSGRSVIVVGPNLKMYQCGLPKEMAIELFKPFVMRELVQREIATNIKNAKRKIERGEDEVWDILEEVIQEHPVLLNRAPTLHRLGIQAFEPVLVEGRAIRLHPLVCEAYNADFDGDQMAVHVPLNEEAQAEARMLMLAAQNILNPKDGKPVVTPSQDMVLGNYYLTMEEEGREGEGMIFRDMNEAVLAWRNGYVHLHSRIGVQTTLLGDKPFTDWQKERILITTVGKIIFNEIMPVEFPYLNEPTDYNLTVQTPDKYFVEAGTDIPAHIKEQELVLPFKKKNLGNIIAEVFKRFHITETSKMLDRMKDLGYKHSTHAGMTVGIADIMVLHEKQEIIDDAHKQVENITKQFRRGLITDDERYERVIAVWNKAKDEIQQKLIESMDAKNPIFMMSDSGARGNISNFTQLAGMRGLMAAPNGRIMELPIISNFREGLSVLEMFISTHGARKGMTDTALKTADSGYLTRRLVDVAQDVIIREDDCGTDRGLVIQSIREGNEIIEPLEERLLGRYTRKSVMHPETGKMIIGEDQLISEDLAREIVDAGVETVTIRSVFTCNTKHGVCKHCYGRNLATGSGVEVGEAVGTIAAQSIGEPGTQLTMRTFHTGGVAGDDITQGLPRVQEIFEARNPKGQAVITEVTGEVIDISEDPATRQKEVTIKGKTDTRTYTVPYTARMKVAEGDTIRRGEPLTEGSIDPKQLLQVRDVLSVENYLLREVQRVYRMQGVEIGDKHIEVMVRQMLRKVRVMDPGDTEILPGTLLDIAEFKDRNYDTLVAGGVPATSRPVLLGITKASLETNSFLSAASFQETTRVLTDAAIRGKKDPLLGLKENVIIGKIIPAGTGMARYRNMEPKEVGVASENVYSISDIEAQMAAEDALNELNK from the coding sequence TTGATCGATGTAAATAAATTCGAAAGTATGCAAATAGGTTTAGCTTCTCCAGAAAAGATCAGAAGCTGGTCTTACGGTGAAGTAAAGAAACCCGAAACGATTAACTACCGTACGTTAAAACCTGAACGTGAAGGTTTGTTCTGTGAACGCATTTTCGGCCCAACTAAAGACTGGGAATGTGCCTGTGGAAAATATAAACGTATTCGTTATAAAGGTATCGTTTGTGACCGTTGTGGTGTAGAAGTAACTCGCTCTAAAGTTCGTCGTGAACGTATGGGACATATCGAGTTAGCAGCACCCGTTTCACATATCTGGTATTTCAAAGGTATTCCATCTCGTATGGGTCTTGTTTTAGATATGAGTCCTCGTGCCTTAGAAGAGATTATTTACTTTGCATCTTATGTAGTAATTGATGCCGGAGATACATCTTTAGAGAAAAAACAATTATTAACAGAGCGCGAATACCGTGATAAACGTGATCAATATGGTCAAGGTTTTACAGCGGCAATGGGTGCAGAAGCTGTTAAACAATTATTGGATAACGTTGATTTAGATGGCGAAGTTGCTGGCTTAAAAGAAGACTTAAAATCAGCTCAAGGTCAAAAAAGAACACGTGCAATCCGTCGTTTAGATATTTTAGAAGCATTCCGTGCTTCTGGAAACTTACCAAGCTGGATGGTTATGGATGTTATTCCTGTAATCCCACCTGATTTGCGCCCGATGGTTCAACTAGAAGGTGGACGTTTTGCAACAAGTGATTTGAATGACTTATACCGTCGTGTAATCAACCGTAACAATCGTTTGAAACGTTTATTAGATTTAAACGCACCAAACATCATTGTTCAAAATGAAAAACGTATGCTGCAAGAAGCGGTTGATGCGTTGATCGATAATGGTCGTCGTGGCCGTCCTGTTACAGGACCAGGTAACCGTCCATTGAAATCTCTTTCTCATATGCTAAAAGGGAAACAAGGTCGTTTCCGTCAAAACTTATTAGGTAAACGTGTGGATTACTCTGGTCGTTCAGTTATCGTCGTAGGACCTAACCTTAAAATGTACCAATGTGGATTGCCAAAAGAAATGGCAATTGAATTATTCAAACCATTTGTAATGCGTGAATTAGTTCAACGCGAAATCGCAACAAACATCAAAAATGCAAAACGTAAAATCGAACGCGGAGAAGATGAAGTTTGGGATATTCTAGAAGAAGTTATTCAAGAGCATCCAGTATTGCTTAACCGAGCACCTACATTACACAGACTTGGTATCCAAGCCTTTGAACCAGTGCTAGTTGAAGGTCGTGCAATACGTCTTCACCCATTAGTGTGTGAAGCCTACAATGCCGATTTTGATGGAGACCAAATGGCCGTTCACGTTCCATTGAACGAAGAAGCACAAGCAGAAGCACGTATGCTAATGCTAGCTGCTCAAAACATTTTGAATCCAAAAGATGGTAAACCAGTTGTAACGCCTTCTCAAGATATGGTCTTAGGTAACTACTACCTAACTATGGAAGAAGAAGGACGTGAAGGGGAAGGCATGATCTTCCGCGACATGAATGAAGCTGTTTTAGCATGGCGTAATGGATACGTGCATTTACACTCACGTATCGGTGTTCAAACAACCTTGCTTGGCGACAAACCGTTTACGGATTGGCAAAAAGAACGTATTTTGATCACAACTGTAGGTAAGATTATCTTTAATGAAATCATGCCTGTAGAGTTTCCTTACTTGAATGAACCAACAGATTACAACTTAACGGTACAAACACCTGACAAGTATTTTGTAGAAGCTGGTACAGATATTCCTGCGCACATTAAAGAGCAAGAATTAGTTTTACCATTCAAAAAGAAAAACTTAGGGAATATCATCGCTGAAGTCTTCAAGAGATTCCATATCACTGAAACTTCTAAGATGCTTGATAGAATGAAAGACTTAGGGTATAAACATTCTACTCATGCTGGTATGACCGTTGGTATCGCTGATATCATGGTATTGCATGAGAAACAAGAAATCATCGATGATGCCCATAAACAAGTCGAAAATATTACGAAACAATTCCGTCGAGGTCTGATTACAGATGACGAACGTTATGAACGCGTTATTGCTGTTTGGAACAAAGCCAAAGATGAGATCCAACAAAAACTGATTGAAAGTATGGATGCTAAAAATCCAATCTTCATGATGTCAGATTCTGGGGCCCGTGGTAACATCTCCAACTTTACTCAGCTTGCTGGTATGCGTGGACTTATGGCCGCTCCAAACGGACGTATCATGGAATTGCCGATCATCTCGAACTTCCGTGAAGGACTTTCTGTCTTGGAAATGTTTATCTCTACCCATGGAGCTCGTAAAGGGATGACCGATACAGCCTTGAAGACAGCCGATTCAGGTTACTTGACTCGTCGTTTAGTTGACGTAGCACAAGATGTTATTATTCGTGAAGACGATTGTGGAACTGACCGCGGTCTAGTAATCCAATCAATTCGTGAAGGTAATGAAATCATTGAACCGTTAGAAGAACGTCTACTTGGACGTTATACGCGTAAATCAGTGATGCATCCTGAAACTGGCAAAATGATTATTGGTGAAGATCAACTGATTTCAGAAGATCTTGCAAGAGAAATCGTTGACGCTGGTGTTGAAACTGTAACGATTCGTTCCGTATTTACATGTAATACCAAACATGGTGTATGTAAACACTGTTACGGCCGTAACTTAGCAACTGGTTCAGGTGTTGAAGTTGGGGAGGCAGTTGGTACAATTGCTGCTCAATCAATCGGAGAACCTGGTACTCAATTAACAATGCGTACGTTCCATACAGGTGGGGTTGCCGGAGATGATATTACTCAAGGTCTACCTCGTGTTCAAGAAATTTTTGAAGCACGTAATCCTAAAGGACAAGCAGTCATTACAGAAGTAACAGGTGAAGTAATCGATATTTCTGAAGATCCTGCAACACGCCAAAAAGAAGTAACGATCAAAGGGAAAACTGATACACGTACGTATACAGTTCCTTATACAGCTCGTATGAAAGTCGCTGAAGGCGATACGATCCGTCGTGGTGAGCCGTTGACAGAAGGTTCGATCGATCCTAAGCAACTGCTACAAGTTCGCGATGTTTTATCTGTTGAAAACTACCTATTGCGTGAAGTACAACGTGTTTACCGTATGCAAGGGGTGGAAATTGGCGATAAACATATCGAGGTAATGGTTCGTCAAATGCTTCGTAAAGTTCGTGTCATGGATCCAGGTGATACTGAAATCTTACCAGGTACATTACTAGATATCGCTGAATTTAAAGATCGTAACTATGACACATTAGTAGCTGGTGGCGTTCCTGCAACAAGCCGTCCAGTCTTACTAGGAATCACAAAAGCATCATTAGAAACAAACAGTTTCTTATCTGCTGCGTCATTCCAAGAAACAACTCGTGTGTTAACCGATGCTGCAATTCGCGGTAAAAAAGACCCATTACTTGGTTTGAAAGAAAATGTTATCATTGGTAAGATCATCCCAGCTGGTACTGGTATGGCTCGTTACCGTAACATGGAACCAAAAGAAGTTGGCGTAGCGAGCGAAAATGTGTACAGTATCTCTGATATTGAAGCACAAATGGCTGCTGAAGATGCTTTGAATGAGTTGAATAAATAA